In a genomic window of [Empedobacter] haloabium:
- a CDS encoding RHS repeat-associated core domain-containing protein: MLTQTVTASATGPVIATNIYYIYSDHLGAPRWITQATDNAVRWRWDHADPFGLQPLNDNPAGLGMLAFNLRLPGQYDRESNLHYNYFRDYDPQTGRYVQSDPIGLDGGINTCGYALGNPVSYTDPKGLFVPALIIAGRVAWTGYRAYRTYQAANAMASAIKAANAGASTGALNGCPPNPGNKDPCKGKRDQLAAHEQKYRDYMENPHAHDNNGWLSAAYESGNMTRYTNILNGRYKELNKQIDNFRKQLEECEATYGKR; the protein is encoded by the coding sequence TTGCTGACTCAGACGGTCACAGCCAGCGCTACTGGGCCCGTAATCGCTACGAATATCTACTATATTTACAGTGATCACCTGGGCGCCCCTCGATGGATCACCCAAGCGACTGACAACGCGGTACGCTGGCGTTGGGATCACGCCGATCCGTTCGGCCTGCAGCCGCTGAACGACAACCCGGCAGGGCTTGGTATGCTGGCGTTTAATTTGCGGTTGCCGGGACAGTATGATCGTGAAAGCAATCTGCACTACAACTACTTCAGGGATTATGATCCGCAGACGGGGCGGTATGTGCAGAGCGATCCGATCGGGCTGGATGGCGGCATCAATACGTGTGGCTATGCTCTGGGAAATCCTGTTTCTTATACCGATCCAAAAGGATTATTCGTACCGGCCTTGATCATTGCTGGCAGAGTCGCGTGGACGGGCTATCGTGCCTATCGCACCTATCAGGCAGCGAACGCTATGGCTAGCGCCATCAAGGCTGCAAATGCGGGCGCATCGACGGGGGCTCTTAATGGATGCCCGCCCAACCCCGGCAATAAGGATCCTTGCAAGGGGAAGCGTGATCAGCTGGCCGCTCATGAGCAAAAGTATCGTGATTACATGGAGAATCCGCATGCGCACGATAACAATGGCTGGCTATCGGCCGCCTATGAGTCGGGCAATATGACTCGTTACACTAATATCTTGAATGGTCGATACAAAGAACTGAACAAGCAAATTGACAATTTCCGCAAACAGCTTGAAGAATGCGAGGCAACATATGGAAAGAGATAA
- a CDS encoding glycine zipper domain-containing protein: protein MSIKKLFTVLLLGAAVTSSSAALAAGDREFNTAAGAVIGAAIGSQQAGTTGAVVGGIAGAALGNALSSDRHRRDRYVETRVYQQPQRVYYEPAPRVRYVEPRPVYYYERPHGHRHHHHHGRGHGHRHHGH, encoded by the coding sequence ATGTCGATCAAAAAACTGTTTACCGTGTTGCTGCTGGGTGCAGCCGTCACCAGCTCTTCCGCCGCGCTCGCCGCTGGCGACCGTGAGTTCAACACCGCCGCCGGCGCCGTGATCGGCGCCGCCATCGGCAGCCAGCAGGCCGGCACCACCGGCGCCGTCGTCGGCGGCATCGCCGGCGCGGCCCTGGGCAATGCGCTGAGCTCGGACCGCCATCGCCGCGACCGCTATGTCGAGACCCGCGTCTACCAACAGCCGCAGCGCGTGTACTACGAACCGGCACCGCGCGTGCGCTATGTCGAGCCTCGTCCTGTGTACTACTACGAGCGCCCGCACGGGCATCGCCATCACCACCACCATGGCCGCGGTCATGGCCACCGTCACCACGGTCACTGA
- a CDS encoding GNAT family protein, producing MLKGPLCTVRHLLGTDLNTFIALVNDLPSRGDYFSSHFKSPEAMRKEFMQTSFVTDDSELFVVEDARHHIVGVITHFKSRTPTSREIGYRLFDPELAGQGYTTAALRLLTDHLFRAHTWHRLEVLAAPANVASVRVAQKCGYRPEGTLRGAFFINGRYQDVTVLSLLRPEWERMTLP from the coding sequence ATGCTCAAAGGCCCCCTCTGCACGGTGCGGCACCTGCTCGGCACCGACCTGAACACCTTCATCGCGCTGGTCAACGACCTGCCGTCGCGGGGCGATTATTTCTCCAGCCACTTCAAGTCGCCCGAGGCGATGCGCAAGGAATTCATGCAGACGTCGTTCGTGACGGACGACAGCGAACTGTTCGTGGTGGAGGACGCGCGCCACCACATCGTCGGCGTCATCACGCACTTCAAGAGCCGCACGCCGACCAGCCGCGAGATCGGCTACCGCCTGTTCGACCCCGAACTGGCCGGCCAGGGCTACACGACGGCGGCGCTGCGCCTGCTGACGGACCACCTGTTTCGCGCCCACACCTGGCACCGGCTGGAGGTGCTGGCGGCGCCCGCCAACGTCGCTTCCGTGCGGGTGGCGCAGAAGTGCGGCTACCGGCCCGAAGGCACCCTGCGTGGCGCCTTCTTCATCAATGGCCGCTACCAGGACGTCACGGTCCTCAGCCTGCTGCGGCCGGAATGGGAACGCATGACCTTGCCGTGA
- a CDS encoding M20/M25/M40 family metallo-hydrolase, translated as MNLRKPARTVVAIAIAASLFISTTAHAAPNDAATLAQVRDTAMASDWAYRRLEDMTDLIGPRLSGSPGAAAAVQQVAETMRQLGAKVTLQPVKVPHWVRGEEKAQLVEYTGRPQGIVQNVVLTALGGSGATPAAGLTAPVLIVHDFDELKARAAEVKGKIVLIDVPFDRGMAERGLAGNAYGRGSAARTRGPGLAAELGAAAALVRSIGGADYRLTHTGMTRLKDDQRIPAAAITAEDAMLIGRLAKRGPVTMKLVLTPKTLPDADSYNVIADLPGTDKADEVVIVSGHLDSWDLATGAHDDATGVTASMGVIETLKKLKLQPRRTIRMVAWMAEENGGSGGRAYHQAHKHALDKQFAAIESDGGVTGRTFGVVAGVRPQYEKLFAPLQAALTKIGAGALTRRDVLGEGDLHYMESDGVPSFAPHVDTSAYFNYHHTPADTFDKVDPDHLKRHVAVLSTLTWYLANMDEPIGRAPEQLK; from the coding sequence ATGAACCTTCGCAAGCCCGCCCGCACCGTCGTCGCCATCGCCATTGCCGCCAGCCTGTTCATCTCCACCACCGCCCATGCCGCCCCCAATGACGCCGCTACCCTGGCGCAGGTGCGTGACACGGCGATGGCCAGCGACTGGGCCTACCGGCGCCTGGAAGACATGACGGACCTGATCGGCCCGCGCCTGTCCGGTTCGCCCGGCGCTGCCGCCGCCGTGCAGCAGGTCGCCGAAACGATGCGCCAGCTGGGCGCCAAGGTGACACTGCAGCCGGTCAAGGTGCCGCACTGGGTGCGCGGCGAGGAAAAGGCGCAGCTGGTCGAGTACACCGGCCGGCCGCAGGGCATCGTGCAGAACGTGGTGCTGACGGCGCTGGGCGGCTCCGGCGCCACGCCGGCTGCCGGCCTGACGGCGCCGGTGCTCATCGTGCACGACTTCGACGAGCTGAAGGCGCGCGCCGCCGAGGTGAAAGGCAAGATCGTGCTGATCGACGTGCCGTTCGACCGGGGCATGGCCGAGCGTGGCCTGGCCGGCAACGCCTACGGCCGCGGCTCGGCGGCGCGCACGCGCGGTCCGGGTTTGGCGGCGGAACTGGGCGCGGCGGCGGCGCTGGTGCGCTCGATCGGCGGCGCCGACTACCGCCTGACCCATACCGGCATGACGCGCCTGAAGGACGACCAGCGCATCCCGGCCGCCGCCATCACGGCGGAGGACGCGATGCTGATCGGCCGCCTGGCCAAGCGCGGTCCCGTCACGATGAAGCTGGTGCTGACCCCGAAGACGCTGCCCGACGCGGACAGCTACAACGTGATTGCCGACCTGCCGGGCACGGACAAGGCCGACGAAGTCGTCATCGTTTCGGGCCACCTGGACTCGTGGGACCTGGCCACCGGCGCGCACGACGATGCCACCGGCGTGACCGCGTCGATGGGCGTGATCGAGACATTGAAGAAGCTCAAGCTGCAACCGCGCCGCACGATCCGCATGGTGGCGTGGATGGCGGAGGAAAACGGCGGCAGCGGCGGCCGCGCCTACCACCAGGCCCACAAGCACGCGCTGGACAAGCAGTTCGCCGCGATCGAGAGCGACGGCGGCGTGACCGGGCGCACCTTCGGCGTGGTGGCCGGCGTGCGTCCGCAATACGAGAAGCTGTTCGCACCATTGCAGGCGGCGCTGACGAAGATCGGCGCCGGCGCGCTGACCCGGCGCGACGTGCTGGGCGAGGGCGACCTGCACTACATGGAGTCGGACGGCGTGCCCAGCTTCGCGCCGCACGTGGACACCAGTGCCTACTTCAACTACCACCACACGCCGGCCGACACGTTCGACAAGGTCGATCCGGACCACCTGAAGCGCCACGTCGCCGTGCTGTCCACCCTGACGTGGTATCTGGCGAACATGGATGAACCGATCGGCCGCGCGCCGGAACAGCTGAAATAA
- a CDS encoding MBL fold metallo-hydrolase, whose protein sequence is MTAHLQAFFDPATATVSYVVHDGRTCAVIDPVLDFDHKSGRTATASADRIIDYVRTHGLHTEWLLETHAHADHLSAAPYLRERLGGRIGIGAHIHAVQKSFAHVFGRPPAQAAFDHLFEPDETFAIGSLAATALHVPGHTPADMAYRIEDMVFVGDTLFMPDVGTARCDFPGGSASTLYRSVRRLLDLPPQTRLFMCHDYPPAGREPRWESTVAEQRAHNIHVRDGVGEEAFVAMRTARDATLAMPTLILPAIQVNLNAGELPPPEENGVRYLKIPIDKF, encoded by the coding sequence ATGACCGCCCACCTCCAGGCCTTCTTCGACCCCGCCACCGCCACCGTCAGCTACGTCGTCCACGACGGCCGCACCTGTGCCGTGATCGACCCGGTGCTCGACTTCGACCACAAGTCCGGCCGCACCGCCACGGCGTCGGCGGACCGGATCATCGATTACGTGCGCACCCATGGGCTGCACACCGAATGGCTGCTGGAAACCCACGCCCATGCGGACCACCTGTCCGCCGCGCCCTACCTGCGCGAGCGGCTGGGCGGCCGCATCGGCATCGGCGCCCACATCCACGCGGTGCAGAAGAGCTTTGCCCACGTGTTCGGCCGCCCGCCCGCGCAGGCCGCCTTCGATCACCTGTTCGAGCCGGACGAGACCTTCGCCATCGGCAGCCTGGCCGCGACCGCCCTGCACGTGCCGGGCCACACGCCGGCCGACATGGCCTACCGCATCGAGGACATGGTATTCGTCGGCGACACGCTGTTCATGCCGGACGTGGGCACCGCCCGCTGCGACTTCCCCGGCGGCAGCGCCAGTACGCTGTATCGCTCGGTACGGCGCCTGCTGGACCTGCCGCCGCAAACACGCCTGTTCATGTGCCACGACTATCCGCCGGCCGGGCGCGAGCCGCGCTGGGAAAGCACGGTGGCCGAGCAGCGCGCCCACAATATCCACGTGCGCGACGGCGTCGGCGAGGAGGCGTTCGTGGCGATGCGCACGGCGCGCGACGCCACCCTGGCGATGCCGACCTTGATCCTGCCGGCGATCCAGGTCAACCTGAACGCGGGCGAGCTGCCGCCGCCCGAGGAGAACGGCGTGCGCTACCTGAAGATCCCGATCGACAAGTTCTGA
- a CDS encoding TolC family protein, with product MNIKPPLRRTGGMLAMLALAGCAGFSGDAGMGAIDPLVQARTGAPARVLKTDADRRALDELLQARLAQPLTVDGAVEIALLNNRTLQASYWELGIAEADLVQAGRLQNPAFGFQRTRDGDDVSIERTLTFNLVSLITAPLASRIEGRQFEQTRLQVAAEAVQVAADTRRAWVEAVAATQAVDYARQVAGAAEASAELGQRMRQAGNWSAYDQAREQAFYAEAMADVARATQAATAAREHLTRLLGLWGTQAQFRLPDRLPDLPAAPRDIADVEQRAVRERLDVQAANLATQRTATALGLTRATRFINVLELGAVRESDGGAKARGYEVTLEIPLFDWGGARTARAEAVYMQAVNRLAATATDARSAARESYQGYRNAYDVARHYRDVVIPLRKKISNETLLRYNGMLLSTFELLADAREQRAAVNAYIGALKEFWLAESSLETALGGRLPAVPQSQGAAR from the coding sequence ATGAACATTAAGCCACCGCTGCGGCGCACCGGCGGCATGCTGGCAATGCTGGCGCTGGCCGGCTGCGCCGGCTTTTCCGGCGACGCCGGCATGGGCGCCATCGATCCGCTGGTGCAGGCCCGCACCGGGGCGCCGGCACGCGTGCTGAAAACCGACGCCGACCGGCGCGCGCTGGACGAACTGCTGCAGGCGCGGCTGGCACAGCCGCTGACGGTCGACGGCGCCGTCGAGATCGCGCTGCTGAACAACCGCACCCTGCAGGCCAGCTACTGGGAGCTGGGCATCGCCGAGGCGGACCTGGTGCAGGCCGGCCGGCTGCAGAATCCGGCATTCGGTTTCCAACGCACGCGCGACGGCGACGACGTGTCGATCGAGCGCACGCTGACGTTCAACCTGGTCAGCCTGATCACGGCGCCGCTGGCGTCACGCATCGAGGGGCGCCAGTTCGAGCAGACCCGCCTGCAGGTCGCGGCGGAAGCCGTGCAGGTCGCGGCCGACACGCGCCGCGCCTGGGTCGAAGCGGTGGCGGCCACGCAGGCCGTGGATTACGCACGGCAGGTGGCCGGCGCGGCCGAGGCCAGCGCCGAACTGGGCCAGCGCATGCGCCAGGCCGGCAACTGGAGCGCCTACGACCAGGCCCGCGAGCAGGCCTTCTACGCCGAGGCGATGGCCGACGTGGCACGTGCCACCCAGGCGGCGACGGCCGCGCGCGAGCACCTGACCCGCTTGCTGGGCCTGTGGGGCACCCAGGCGCAGTTCCGCCTGCCCGATCGCCTGCCGGACCTGCCGGCGGCGCCGCGCGACATCGCCGACGTCGAGCAGCGCGCCGTGCGCGAACGGCTGGACGTGCAGGCGGCCAACCTGGCCACGCAGCGCACCGCCACCGCTTTGGGCCTGACGCGGGCCACGCGCTTCATCAATGTGCTGGAGCTGGGCGCCGTGCGCGAAAGCGACGGCGGGGCAAAGGCGCGCGGCTATGAAGTGACGCTCGAGATTCCGCTGTTCGACTGGGGCGGCGCCCGCACGGCGCGCGCCGAGGCCGTGTACATGCAGGCCGTCAACCGGCTGGCCGCGACGGCGACGGACGCCCGCAGCGCGGCGCGCGAGAGCTACCAGGGCTACCGCAACGCCTACGACGTGGCGCGCCACTACCGCGACGTCGTCATCCCGCTGCGCAAGAAGATCTCGAACGAGACGCTGCTGCGCTACAACGGCATGCTGCTCAGTACCTTCGAGCTGCTGGCGGACGCGCGCGAGCAGCGCGCCGCCGTCAACGCCTATATCGGCGCATTGAAGGAGTTCTGGCTGGCCGAAAGCAGCCTCGAAACCGCATTGGGCGGCCGCCTGCCGGCCGTCCCGCAATCGCAAGGAGCAGCACGATGA
- a CDS encoding copper oxidase, with protein sequence MSIDTMKRRSFLQGAALLGAGVVSKAGAASLPEAPVQDSAATAAPLVPPNGRPYNPVVTLNGWSLPWRMKDGVKEFHLVAEPVVRELAPGMHANLWGYNGQSPGPTIEVVEGDRVRIFVTNKLPEHTSVHWHGQILPNGMDGVSGVTQPSIQPGKTFVYEFVAKHAGTFMYHPHADEMAQMAMGMMGFWVTHPKDPRQHAVDRDFVFLLAAYDIEPGSYTPKINTMLDFNLWTFNSRVFPAIDPMVVRQGDRVRIRAGNLTMTNHPLHVHGHTFEVTGTDGGWVRPSARWPEVTTDIAVGQMRAIEFVADNPGDWAFHCHKSHHTMNAMGHDVPTLIGVDHRGVAEKINQLVPGYMVMGEKGGAMGGMRMALPENTLPMMTGTGQFGEIEMGGMFTLLKVREGLRRGDYRDPGHYRHPKGTVAYEWTGEKPPAPSAPGGKAGRAEGALDVRRGGAHEGHEGH encoded by the coding sequence ATGAGTATCGACACGATGAAGCGCAGGTCCTTCCTGCAGGGCGCCGCGCTGCTGGGCGCGGGTGTGGTCAGCAAGGCCGGCGCCGCCAGCCTGCCGGAAGCGCCGGTGCAGGACAGCGCCGCCACCGCCGCGCCGCTGGTGCCGCCGAACGGACGTCCCTACAACCCGGTCGTCACGCTGAACGGCTGGAGCCTGCCGTGGCGCATGAAGGACGGCGTCAAGGAGTTCCACCTGGTGGCCGAACCCGTCGTGCGCGAGCTGGCGCCAGGGATGCATGCCAACCTGTGGGGCTACAACGGCCAGAGTCCCGGTCCGACCATCGAGGTGGTGGAGGGCGACCGCGTGCGCATTTTCGTCACCAACAAGCTGCCCGAGCACACCAGCGTGCATTGGCACGGCCAGATCCTGCCGAACGGGATGGACGGCGTGTCCGGCGTCACGCAGCCGTCGATCCAGCCGGGCAAGACCTTCGTCTACGAGTTCGTGGCGAAGCACGCCGGCACGTTCATGTATCACCCGCATGCGGACGAGATGGCGCAGATGGCCATGGGCATGATGGGCTTCTGGGTCACGCACCCGAAGGATCCGCGCCAGCACGCGGTGGACCGCGACTTCGTGTTCCTGCTGGCCGCCTACGACATCGAACCGGGCAGCTATACGCCCAAGATCAACACGATGCTGGACTTCAACCTCTGGACCTTCAACAGCCGCGTGTTCCCCGCCATCGATCCGATGGTGGTGCGCCAGGGCGACCGCGTGCGCATCCGCGCCGGCAACCTGACGATGACGAACCATCCGCTGCACGTGCACGGCCACACCTTCGAGGTGACGGGCACCGATGGCGGCTGGGTCAGGCCGTCGGCGCGCTGGCCGGAGGTGACGACGGACATCGCGGTCGGCCAGATGCGCGCCATCGAATTCGTCGCCGACAATCCGGGCGACTGGGCCTTCCACTGCCACAAGTCGCACCACACGATGAACGCGATGGGGCATGACGTGCCGACCCTGATCGGCGTCGATCATCGCGGCGTGGCCGAGAAGATCAACCAGCTGGTGCCGGGTTATATGGTGATGGGGGAGAAGGGCGGGGCGATGGGCGGCATGCGCATGGCGCTGCCGGAAAACACCTTGCCCATGATGACGGGCACGGGCCAGTTCGGCGAGATCGAGATGGGCGGGATGTTTACGCTGCTGAAGGTGCGCGAGGGCCTGCGGCGGGGCGACTACCGCGACCCGGGTCACTACCGTCATCCGAAAGGAACGGTTGCCTACGAGTGGACCGGGGAGAAGCCGCCGGCGCCGAGCGCGCCGGGCGGCAAGGCGGGGCGGGCCGAAGGGGCGCTGGACGTGCGCCGTGGCGGCGCTCACGAAGGGCACGAGGGCCACTGA
- a CDS encoding voltage-gated chloride channel family protein has protein sequence MKPLPRPLSPLPYWLAYLLKWTALASVVALLAGSASALFLFALDAATRWREAHPAIIWALPLAGFAVGWVYWRFGRAVEAGNNLLIDEIIDPTSAVPLRMAPLVLAGTVISHLFGASVGREGTAVQMGGSLADQLSRLPRLAPADRRVLLMAGISAGFASVFGTPLAGAVFGLEVLVIGRLRHDAIFPCIAAAILADQVGLAWGVHHTHYAIGIIPAITVWTLGAVVVAGIAFGLVGMAFAGATHALSARMKAWLPYAPLRPLLGGAVVAVAVWALGTQRYVGLGIPVIVEAFAQPLPHWDWLGKLAFTVASLGSGFKGGEVTPLFYIGATLGNALAPLLHLPFGLLAGVGFVAVFAGAANTPLASTVMALELFGPAIGPYAALGCVVAYLFSGHCGIYRAQRGAASKTHG, from the coding sequence ATGAAGCCCTTGCCTCGCCCCCTGTCGCCGCTGCCTTATTGGCTCGCTTATCTGCTGAAATGGACGGCGCTGGCCAGCGTCGTCGCGCTGCTCGCGGGCAGCGCTTCCGCGCTGTTCCTGTTCGCGCTCGATGCCGCCACGCGCTGGCGCGAAGCGCATCCGGCCATTATCTGGGCCTTGCCGCTGGCGGGCTTCGCAGTGGGCTGGGTGTACTGGCGCTTCGGCCGCGCGGTGGAGGCGGGCAACAACCTGCTGATCGACGAGATCATTGACCCCACCAGCGCGGTCCCGCTGCGCATGGCGCCGCTGGTGCTGGCCGGAACGGTGATCTCGCACCTGTTCGGCGCCTCGGTCGGCAGGGAAGGGACGGCGGTGCAGATGGGTGGTAGCCTGGCCGACCAGCTGTCACGGCTGCCGCGCCTGGCGCCGGCCGACCGGCGCGTGCTGCTGATGGCCGGCATCAGCGCCGGCTTCGCGTCCGTGTTCGGCACGCCGCTGGCCGGTGCCGTGTTCGGGCTCGAAGTGCTGGTGATCGGCCGGCTGCGCCATGACGCCATCTTTCCCTGCATTGCCGCCGCCATCCTGGCCGACCAGGTGGGACTGGCCTGGGGCGTGCACCACACGCATTACGCGATCGGCATCATACCGGCCATCACGGTGTGGACGCTCGGCGCGGTCGTCGTCGCCGGTATCGCGTTCGGACTGGTCGGCATGGCCTTCGCCGGCGCGACGCATGCGCTGTCGGCACGGATGAAAGCATGGCTGCCGTATGCACCGCTGCGGCCGCTGCTGGGCGGCGCGGTCGTCGCCGTGGCCGTGTGGGCGCTGGGTACCCAGCGCTATGTCGGCCTGGGCATTCCCGTCATCGTCGAAGCATTCGCGCAACCGCTGCCGCACTGGGACTGGCTGGGCAAGCTGGCGTTCACCGTGGCCTCGCTGGGCAGCGGCTTCAAGGGCGGCGAGGTGACGCCGCTGTTCTACATCGGTGCGACGCTGGGCAACGCGCTGGCGCCGCTGCTGCACCTGCCATTCGGCTTGCTGGCCGGCGTCGGCTTCGTCGCCGTGTTCGCCGGGGCGGCCAACACACCGCTGGCCTCCACCGTCATGGCGCTCGAGCTGTTCGGACCCGCGATCGGGCCGTATGCGGCGCTGGGCTGCGTGGTGGCCTACCTGTTTTCCGGCCACTGCGGCATTTACCGAGCCCAACGCGGGGCGGCGTCCAAGACGCACGGTTGA
- a CDS encoding TonB-dependent receptor — MSITRKLLAVSIAAIGQQAFAAEAPEAPAPEAGIAEQSIVVVTASLRNHTAASAPAFTTIVTEEDIAKSPVNSLPDLLRDTVGVNNMTDSTGRDEIQIRGLGGKYTLMLVNGKRVSSGGALWRGGDFDFSSIPLSSIKRVEIVRGPMAALYGSDAIGGVVNIITKAPTREWKGSVSGEYRVVQPGEEGDQYRVGASIAGALNDTFGLSLSGEYYDRDPWYATSASDTTRPARLEEKRAANVAGTLSVKLAENQSLDIDASYNRDHRPRALFYYSYSPEWDWTTRDYREQQIERGTYGLTHKGDWGWGNTTAYITQENARIEDFNSRYNAPQERVLHEENTYAKAYANVNWGINAITAGIDLRRQVIKDAATYLESGRISTNSRALFVEDELALAPNLHLTLAGRLDDSNTFGSHFSPKSYLVWQGADGVTVKGGISRAFKAPEAYQLSREYRTVSCGGKCYLEGNPNLTPETSTNYEAGFEIHRPSWDFTAVVFKNDVKDMIVATYSEVGPSRAWANVAKAKTRGIELQGEVTLSPAFSVSANLTHLKADYIDETGKEAKLDNRPENTAVATLNWKATDRLTTSLSAHYTGEQYYLTKDLPGYTRVDLSLAAKVNKQLTVRAGVKNLTDVDLEKKDRAFDFFELGRNYYVSATYSF; from the coding sequence ATGTCCATAACAAGAAAGCTCCTCGCAGTATCCATCGCCGCCATCGGTCAGCAGGCCTTCGCCGCTGAGGCTCCCGAGGCCCCCGCGCCTGAAGCCGGCATCGCCGAACAGTCCATCGTCGTCGTCACCGCCTCGCTGCGCAACCACACGGCCGCCTCGGCGCCCGCGTTCACGACGATCGTCACCGAAGAAGACATCGCCAAGTCCCCCGTCAACAGCCTGCCGGACCTGCTGCGCGACACCGTCGGCGTCAACAACATGACCGACAGCACCGGCCGCGACGAGATACAGATCCGCGGCCTGGGTGGCAAATACACCCTGATGCTGGTCAACGGCAAGCGCGTGTCGTCCGGCGGCGCCCTGTGGCGCGGCGGCGACTTCGACTTCAGCTCGATCCCGCTGTCCTCCATCAAGCGCGTCGAGATCGTGCGCGGCCCGATGGCGGCGCTGTACGGCTCGGATGCCATCGGCGGCGTCGTCAACATCATCACCAAGGCGCCGACGCGCGAATGGAAGGGCAGCGTCAGCGGCGAATACCGCGTGGTGCAGCCGGGCGAGGAGGGCGACCAGTACCGCGTGGGCGCCTCCATCGCCGGCGCGCTCAACGACACGTTCGGCCTGTCGCTGTCCGGCGAATACTACGACCGCGATCCCTGGTACGCGACGTCCGCCAGCGATACCACGCGCCCGGCGCGCCTGGAGGAAAAGCGCGCCGCCAACGTGGCCGGCACGTTGTCGGTCAAACTGGCCGAAAACCAGAGCCTGGACATCGACGCCAGCTACAACCGCGACCACCGTCCGCGCGCGCTGTTCTACTACTCGTACAGCCCGGAATGGGACTGGACCACGCGCGACTACCGCGAGCAGCAGATCGAGCGCGGCACCTATGGCCTGACGCACAAGGGCGACTGGGGCTGGGGTAACACCACCGCGTACATCACGCAGGAAAACGCCCGCATCGAGGACTTCAACAGCCGCTATAACGCGCCGCAGGAGCGCGTGCTGCACGAGGAAAATACGTACGCCAAGGCCTATGCCAACGTCAACTGGGGCATCAACGCCATCACGGCCGGCATCGACCTGCGCCGCCAGGTGATCAAGGACGCCGCCACCTACCTGGAATCGGGCCGCATCAGCACCAACAGCCGCGCGTTGTTCGTCGAGGACGAGCTGGCGCTGGCGCCGAACCTGCACCTGACCCTGGCGGGCCGCCTGGACGACAGCAATACCTTCGGCAGCCACTTCTCGCCCAAGAGCTACCTGGTGTGGCAGGGCGCGGACGGCGTGACGGTCAAGGGCGGCATCAGCCGCGCCTTCAAGGCGCCGGAAGCCTATCAGCTCAGCCGCGAATACCGCACCGTCAGCTGTGGCGGCAAGTGCTACCTGGAAGGCAATCCGAACCTGACCCCGGAGACCAGCACGAACTACGAGGCCGGCTTCGAAATCCACCGCCCGAGCTGGGACTTCACCGCCGTCGTGTTCAAGAACGACGTCAAGGACATGATCGTCGCCACCTACAGCGAGGTCGGACCGTCGCGCGCCTGGGCCAACGTGGCCAAGGCCAAGACGCGCGGCATCGAGCTGCAGGGCGAGGTGACGCTGTCGCCGGCGTTCTCCGTCAGCGCCAACCTGACCCACCTGAAGGCCGACTACATCGACGAGACGGGCAAGGAGGCGAAGCTGGACAACCGCCCCGAGAACACGGCGGTCGCCACCTTGAACTGGAAGGCGACCGATCGCCTGACCACGTCGCTGTCGGCCCACTACACGGGCGAGCAGTACTACCTGACCAAGGACCTGCCGGGCTACACCCGGGTCGACCTGTCGCTGGCCGCCAAGGTGAACAAGCAGCTGACCGTGCGCGCCGGCGTCAAGAACCTGACCGACGTGGACCTGGAGAAGAAGGACCGCGCGTTCGACTTCTTCGAGTTGGGCCGCAATTATTACGTCAGCGCGACCTACAGCTTCTGA